The genomic region GGCCTTTCGAAAATGGGCGTAGAGAATGATCTCCGGTTTAAAAAAGCCGTCTTTCAGGAAGCGAAACGGCTTTGGAAGGATAAATATTCGAGGATGGATTTCATCTTCAGAGACTAAATCGGACTTCTTCTCGGAATTATCACAAAGAAGGGCCAGATGCAGTTTCTTCCGAAAGCAGATCCAGAGATATTCGCAGCGTTAAAAAAAGAGGACGAAAGACAGGAAAACAACCTGGAAATGATCGCCTCCGAAAACTTCGTTTCCAGATCGGTTCTGGAAGCCTACACATCCACACTTACGAACAAATACGCCGAAGGTTATCCCGGCAAAAGATATTACAACGGTTGTCACAACGCGGACGTTGTGGAAACACTCGCGATCGAAAGAGCAAAAAAACTTTTCGGCGCTGAATACGCAAACGTTCAACCCCATTCCGGCGCGCAGGCGAACATGGCCGTGTTTCTCGCGTGTCTCGAACCGGGAGATTCTTTCTTAGGAATGAACCTCGCGCACGGAGGTCACTTGACCCACGGTTCTCCGGTGAACGTGAGCGGAAGAATTTATAAACCGATTCCATACGGGGTCGACCCTAAAACCGAAACCATCGATTACGACGAAGTCGCTCGACTGGCGAGAGAACACAAACCGAAGTTGATCGTCGCGGGAGCTTCCGCTTACGCGAGAACCATCGACTTCGCAAAGTTCGCTGAGATCGCAAAGGAAGTCGGCGCGAAATTGATGGCGGACATCGCTCATATTTCCGGACTCGTTTCCACGGGCTATCACCCTTCTCCCGTAGGAATGTTCGATTACGTCACGACGACCACCCACAAAACGTTGAGAGGACCGAGAGGGGGTTTGATTCTTTCTACATTAGAAAATGAGAAAGTACTAAACTCTCGCGTATTCCCGGGAATCCAAGGCGGTCCTTTGATGCACGTGATTGCGGCGAAAGCGGTCGCTTTCAAAGAAGCGCTTCAACCGGAATACAAAACGTATATCGAAACCGTTCTCGCAAACGCGAAAACTCTCGCGGAAGTTTTTGTGAAACGCGGTTATCGAGTCGTGAGTGGCGGAACCGACAACCACTTGGTTCTTTTGGACGTTTCCGTCAAAGGTCTTACCGGCGCGCAAGCCGCGGACGGTCTGGACGAGGTCGGCGTTACCGTGAACAAAAACGCGATTCCTTTTGATAAAAATCCTCCGGCGGTTGCTTCCGGAATTCGTTTGGGAACTCCGGCGCTTACC from Leptospira kmetyi serovar Malaysia str. Bejo-Iso9 harbors:
- the glyA gene encoding serine hydroxymethyltransferase, with protein sequence MQFLPKADPEIFAALKKEDERQENNLEMIASENFVSRSVLEAYTSTLTNKYAEGYPGKRYYNGCHNADVVETLAIERAKKLFGAEYANVQPHSGAQANMAVFLACLEPGDSFLGMNLAHGGHLTHGSPVNVSGRIYKPIPYGVDPKTETIDYDEVARLAREHKPKLIVAGASAYARTIDFAKFAEIAKEVGAKLMADIAHISGLVSTGYHPSPVGMFDYVTTTTHKTLRGPRGGLILSTLENEKVLNSRVFPGIQGGPLMHVIAAKAVAFKEALQPEYKTYIETVLANAKTLAEVFVKRGYRVVSGGTDNHLVLLDVSVKGLTGAQAADGLDEVGVTVNKNAIPFDKNPPAVASGIRLGTPALTTRGLKPADIEVVGNLICDFLDNPNDEKNRTKVRGGVKEVTQKFPMTNFRLD